Proteins co-encoded in one Haladaptatus sp. ZSTT2 genomic window:
- a CDS encoding DUF1850 domain-containing protein — protein MSQHRYKLVALAVLLLVCSAGLATAIPGERVLVVSDADTGEQLLAVSVEENTTVNLSYMHSVEKTPVYDIYEIHGERLDNTEMRFQSYGWGLPAREDVHAENGFFVFNPENRSYDELYVKPGRIASHRLTVGDQTYDLVSLSDAQSVSITVERRSVLSTALSLEP, from the coding sequence ATGTCCCAACATCGATACAAACTCGTTGCGCTTGCCGTGCTCTTGCTTGTCTGCAGTGCAGGGCTTGCGACAGCGATTCCGGGCGAACGCGTCCTCGTCGTCTCCGATGCAGACACTGGCGAGCAGTTACTGGCCGTCTCCGTCGAAGAAAACACGACGGTGAACCTTTCCTACATGCACAGCGTCGAAAAGACCCCCGTGTACGACATTTACGAAATTCACGGCGAGCGCCTTGATAACACGGAGATGCGCTTCCAGTCGTACGGCTGGGGGCTCCCGGCCCGAGAGGACGTCCACGCCGAAAACGGCTTTTTCGTATTCAACCCAGAAAATCGGTCGTATGATGAACTTTACGTCAAGCCGGGTCGTATCGCCTCTCATCGCTTGACCGTCGGTGACCAGACGTACGACCTCGTCTCGCTCTCTGACGCTCAATCCGTCAGCATCACCGTAGAGCGCCGCTCTGTGCTCTCAACCGCCCTCTCACTTGAACCATGA
- a CDS encoding TAXI family TRAP transporter solute-binding subunit, with translation MADSNSNQSTGSNTSRRTFMQVAGATGIAALAGCTGGGGGDTTRLSWHAGGTGGTYFPLSNEFKTIVEEHSDFTLQVQSTGASVENVGSLQSGDADFALIQNDVAYFAKNGEGIEAFEGNPVENLRGVATLYPETITLVTLKSTGITEPADLAGKTINTGDLGSGTQVNAVQILEAIGITDYEEQNAGFSTAADQLRNGDIDAAFVVGGWPVGAISDLAANNDIEIVSFTGDARQKVLDAAPFYAEDTIPGGTYGGVSEDRETVSVKAMIATRAELEADTVEGVTAAIFDNTDQLEIKKNFISKETAQEGMSIDLHEGAAAYFG, from the coding sequence ATGGCAGATAGCAATTCCAACCAATCAACTGGTTCGAACACAAGCCGTCGGACATTCATGCAGGTGGCTGGTGCCACAGGTATCGCCGCGCTCGCTGGTTGTACCGGAGGCGGCGGTGGCGACACGACCCGTCTCTCCTGGCACGCAGGCGGAACGGGCGGGACGTACTTCCCACTCTCGAACGAGTTCAAGACCATCGTCGAGGAGCACTCGGACTTCACATTGCAGGTGCAGTCGACCGGTGCATCTGTCGAGAACGTGGGGTCGCTCCAGTCTGGCGACGCGGACTTCGCGCTCATCCAGAACGACGTTGCCTACTTCGCAAAGAACGGTGAAGGCATCGAAGCGTTCGAGGGCAACCCCGTGGAGAACCTCCGTGGCGTCGCAACACTCTATCCAGAGACCATCACCCTCGTCACGCTGAAATCGACGGGTATCACCGAGCCGGCAGACCTCGCAGGCAAGACCATCAACACCGGTGACCTTGGCTCCGGGACACAGGTCAACGCCGTCCAGATTCTCGAAGCCATCGGCATCACCGACTACGAAGAGCAGAACGCCGGCTTCTCGACGGCCGCAGACCAGCTCAGAAACGGCGACATCGACGCCGCGTTCGTCGTCGGTGGGTGGCCAGTCGGTGCGATTTCCGACCTCGCCGCGAACAACGACATCGAAATCGTTTCGTTCACCGGCGACGCCCGCCAGAAAGTGCTCGACGCCGCCCCGTTCTACGCAGAGGACACCATCCCCGGTGGTACGTACGGGGGCGTGAGCGAGGACCGCGAGACGGTCTCCGTTAAGGCGATGATCGCCACGCGCGCCGAACTCGAAGCTGACACCGTCGAAGGCGTGACCGCGGCAATCTTCGACAACACCGACCAGCTGGAAATCAAAAAGAACTTTATCAGCAAGGAAACGGCTCAAGAGGGTATGTCGATTGACCTCCACGAAGGCGCAGCCGCCTACTTCGGCTAA
- a CDS encoding DUF7569 family protein, with translation MSDAPCDDCGDAVADALTRTVRLSVDRSQIDAQRLCPDCFATWIARYQREMQPGPETVGDGSSEIIID, from the coding sequence ATGAGCGATGCTCCCTGTGACGACTGCGGCGACGCCGTGGCCGATGCCCTGACGCGAACCGTCCGACTGAGCGTAGACCGGTCGCAGATTGACGCCCAACGCCTCTGTCCGGACTGTTTTGCCACTTGGATTGCCCGCTACCAGCGGGAGATGCAACCCGGCCCTGAAACCGTCGGTGACGGGTCGAGCGAAATCATCATCGACTGA
- the upp gene encoding uracil phosphoribosyltransferase, with translation MTIEDRGDAQVVTHALAKDTLSKLRDVKTSQVAFRKGLVKLGRICGYEIIDGVMETEYVTIQTPMQETTGERVKGLDDVVIINVLRAATPFVEGLLKAFPRAKQGVISAGRDEEAGMADGEFPITIDYVKLPEIKETDTVIVADPMLATGSTMCTVLEHVLEDAPDPQDLIVLSAVSAPPGLLRVADAVPEADILTVAIDDYLDDDGYIIPGLGDAGDRAFRTQ, from the coding sequence ATGACCATCGAGGACCGCGGCGACGCGCAAGTCGTCACGCACGCACTGGCCAAAGACACGCTGTCGAAACTCAGAGACGTAAAGACCTCACAGGTAGCCTTCCGCAAAGGCCTCGTCAAGCTTGGGCGCATCTGTGGCTACGAAATCATCGACGGCGTCATGGAAACCGAGTACGTCACCATCCAGACGCCGATGCAGGAGACGACCGGCGAGCGCGTCAAAGGCTTAGATGACGTCGTCATCATCAACGTGCTCCGCGCGGCGACGCCGTTCGTCGAAGGCCTCCTCAAAGCGTTCCCCCGCGCGAAACAGGGCGTCATCAGCGCCGGACGCGACGAGGAAGCCGGGATGGCGGACGGCGAGTTCCCCATCACGATTGACTACGTGAAACTCCCCGAAATCAAGGAAACCGACACGGTCATCGTCGCAGACCCGATGCTCGCAACGGGCTCGACGATGTGCACCGTCTTAGAACACGTCCTCGAAGACGCACCAGACCCACAGGACCTCATCGTACTCTCTGCGGTGAGCGCGCCGCCAGGCCTGCTTCGTGTCGCGGATGCGGTTCCCGAAGCGGACATCCTCACCGTCGCTATCGATGACTACCTCGATGACGACGGCTACATCATCCCCGGCCTCGGTGACGCTGGCGACCGTGCGTTCCGCACCCAGTAA
- a CDS encoding CobW family GTP-binding protein has protein sequence MNADAIPVTILSGSLGAGKTTLLNHLLHNAGDLDIAVLVNDMGEINIDAALVSDNSELSVADGGVTELSNGCICCELQDDLNEAVVRLAQNRDFDHLVVESSGISEPEPVARLFTTESRAAALYTVDSLVTVVDSRLFFDAFGGEGIPERRDTDDADTRPLSDLLIEQVEFSNLVVLNKTDLVTDEELETVAELVRALRPDAELRYTSHGALDPHELLGQHLYNPQTAADAAGWKQALAADDEHDHSHGHSHHDHAHPEAVYGVSSFTFRARRPFHPTRIAALLGDLPRGIIRSKGACWAAGCGDNKLVFGQAGPSARIEVSGPWIASLSELDQELYKANRPNLDWDDEWGDRRTELVFIGTDLQEATVRENLEACLLTNEEMAADWDAFENPLPTELGDLVVLAEP, from the coding sequence ATGAACGCGGACGCCATTCCCGTCACGATTCTCTCGGGGAGCCTCGGTGCGGGGAAGACTACCTTGCTCAACCACCTCCTGCACAACGCGGGCGACCTCGACATCGCCGTGCTCGTAAACGACATGGGCGAAATCAACATCGACGCGGCGCTCGTGAGTGACAACTCAGAACTCTCGGTCGCAGACGGTGGCGTCACCGAACTCTCGAATGGCTGTATCTGCTGTGAGCTCCAAGACGACCTGAACGAAGCCGTCGTCCGCCTCGCACAGAACCGCGACTTCGACCACCTCGTCGTTGAGTCCTCTGGCATCAGCGAACCCGAACCCGTCGCCCGGCTGTTCACCACTGAGTCGCGCGCGGCGGCGCTCTATACCGTCGATTCACTCGTCACCGTCGTTGACTCACGGCTCTTTTTTGACGCCTTCGGCGGTGAGGGTATCCCGGAACGTCGCGACACAGACGACGCAGACACCCGTCCGCTCTCAGACCTGCTCATCGAACAGGTCGAGTTCTCGAATCTGGTCGTGTTGAACAAAACCGACCTCGTCACCGACGAGGAGTTAGAGACGGTGGCGGAACTGGTTCGCGCCCTCCGCCCGGACGCGGAACTTCGCTACACCTCGCATGGTGCACTCGACCCACACGAACTCCTCGGTCAGCATCTCTACAACCCGCAGACGGCGGCCGACGCGGCGGGCTGGAAACAGGCGCTCGCCGCAGACGACGAACACGACCACAGCCACGGGCACAGTCACCACGACCATGCCCACCCCGAGGCGGTGTACGGCGTCTCATCGTTTACCTTCCGCGCGCGACGGCCCTTCCACCCGACGCGCATCGCAGCCCTCCTCGGCGACCTGCCACGGGGCATCATCCGCTCGAAAGGGGCGTGCTGGGCGGCAGGCTGTGGCGACAACAAACTCGTTTTCGGGCAGGCAGGCCCGTCCGCGCGAATCGAGGTGTCGGGGCCGTGGATTGCGAGTCTGTCGGAACTCGACCAAGAACTCTACAAGGCAAATAGACCGAATCTCGACTGGGACGACGAGTGGGGCGACCGACGCACGGAACTCGTGTTCATTGGAACCGACTTACAGGAAGCCACCGTGCGCGAAAACCTCGAAGCCTGCTTGCTCACCAACGAGGAGATGGCCGCAGACTGGGACGCCTTTGAGAATCCACTGCCGACGGAACTCGGCGACCTCGTCGTGCTCGCAGAACCCTAA
- a CDS encoding ArsA family ATPase — MRKFVFFGGKGGVGKTTVSSAFARKCATADMDTLLVSTDPAHSTSDVFDQQFTDTPSSVEGIPNLDAMEIDPDEEVSRHLMETKRALSDQVSAAMVNQIDRQIEMAHQTPGAYEAALFDRFVDVMRNSPTYDRVVFDTSPTGGTLRLLSLPEFLDGWIQRLLLKRKQSVKLYERAAIGNNEPRRMMDGDPIIERLQKRKEMFEFATETLREDAAFFLVFNPDQLSIRESERAIEQLESQELLVAGLVANRLTPEPDPDEDGRGARYLRDRVATERERLETAHDVFGPPIVAEIETRISEIKGEFLTDVSSELAIDLTI, encoded by the coding sequence ATGCGCAAATTCGTCTTCTTCGGCGGCAAAGGCGGTGTTGGCAAGACCACCGTCTCCTCTGCGTTCGCGCGCAAGTGTGCGACCGCGGACATGGACACACTGCTGGTTTCGACTGACCCCGCCCATAGCACCTCAGATGTGTTCGACCAGCAGTTTACGGACACGCCGAGTTCGGTCGAGGGCATCCCCAACTTGGACGCGATGGAAATCGACCCCGACGAGGAGGTTTCGAGACATCTCATGGAGACCAAACGCGCGCTCTCAGACCAAGTGAGCGCGGCGATGGTCAACCAAATCGACCGCCAAATCGAGATGGCACACCAGACGCCCGGCGCCTACGAGGCGGCGCTGTTCGACCGGTTCGTGGACGTGATGCGAAACTCCCCGACGTACGACCGCGTCGTGTTCGACACTTCGCCCACGGGCGGCACCCTCCGGTTGCTCTCGCTTCCTGAGTTCCTCGACGGCTGGATTCAACGCCTGCTGCTCAAGCGAAAACAGAGCGTTAAGCTGTACGAGCGGGCGGCGATTGGCAACAACGAACCGCGGCGCATGATGGACGGCGACCCCATCATCGAGCGCCTGCAAAAACGAAAGGAGATGTTCGAGTTCGCCACCGAAACGCTCCGCGAGGACGCGGCCTTCTTCCTCGTGTTCAACCCAGACCAGCTCTCGATTCGAGAAAGCGAGCGTGCCATTGAGCAACTCGAAAGCCAAGAGTTGCTTGTCGCGGGTCTCGTCGCAAACCGCCTGACACCGGAACCAGATCCGGACGAAGACGGGCGCGGGGCGCGCTATCTCCGCGACCGTGTGGCGACCGAGCGCGAGCGACTCGAAACCGCACACGACGTGTTCGGCCCGCCCATCGTCGCAGAAATCGAGACGCGAATTTCCGAAATCAAAGGCGAGTTCCTCACCGATGTTTCGAGCGAATTAGCTATTGATTTGACAATTTGA
- a CDS encoding carbon starvation CstA family protein: MVQIIWLVLTSLILFTVGYLGYSRYLARFVDLDDSRETPAHKYEDGQEYVPAKKPVLLGHHYSSIAGGAPIVGPITAAAVWGWFPALLWIAIGNPLLGSVHDFVSLAASLRHEGKSIGYIIGEYVGERGKNMLLWFAFLTIILVVAVFALVVGIVFNAYPQAATASLLYIALAFIFGVYLYQMNLPFLPGTVVFVAGVFASVWVGIQYPIALTPLAETPATWPSNVIILLNGPLPVPNVINANVAAWIPIVMIYAAAASVLPVWMLLQPRDYLSSFLLYAGVGGALLAIIVGTLGSALGIGAITPSQPLVISDQIPAFAGFWGTTGSTPLFPLLFITIACGTISGFHSLVSSGTTSKQLHKESDARVIGYGGMLGEGLLATIALGTIAIAGVTAGTGIGRALPNFAAGGGIMLTSFGIPAAYGAPFMGLVLVSFLLTSTDTAVRLGRYMMEEIVGTPESSVESLAANRYSNAVIQTVPAYVLITSGSWLTLWQLFGGANQLLAALALLTATVWLANWDESKQLISTGVPMAVMVSITILGLGWLAFYENIYAKFLSDAWMAEATLSAQLSAVVQIVLALTLIGLALALVRIGYTNIKDARAGTSIAQPSDD; encoded by the coding sequence ATGGTACAGATAATTTGGCTGGTGTTAACATCGCTCATCCTGTTCACCGTCGGCTACCTGGGCTATTCGCGGTACCTCGCCCGGTTCGTTGACCTGGATGACAGTCGTGAAACGCCCGCCCACAAGTACGAAGACGGGCAAGAGTACGTTCCGGCGAAAAAGCCGGTGCTCCTTGGCCATCACTATTCAAGTATTGCAGGCGGTGCGCCGATTGTCGGCCCCATCACCGCCGCCGCAGTGTGGGGCTGGTTCCCCGCACTGCTCTGGATTGCCATCGGCAACCCGCTTTTAGGCAGTGTTCACGACTTCGTCTCGCTCGCGGCAAGTCTCCGCCACGAGGGGAAGTCCATCGGATACATCATCGGTGAGTACGTCGGCGAGCGCGGCAAGAACATGCTGCTCTGGTTCGCCTTCCTCACCATCATCCTCGTCGTCGCGGTGTTCGCCCTCGTGGTTGGCATCGTGTTCAATGCCTATCCGCAGGCGGCAACTGCGAGTCTGTTGTACATCGCGCTCGCGTTCATCTTCGGGGTGTACCTCTATCAGATGAACCTGCCGTTCCTCCCGGGAACGGTCGTGTTCGTCGCTGGCGTGTTCGCAAGCGTCTGGGTCGGTATCCAGTACCCAATCGCGCTCACGCCGCTCGCCGAGACACCGGCGACGTGGCCGAGCAACGTCATCATCCTGTTGAACGGGCCACTCCCCGTTCCGAACGTTATCAACGCAAACGTCGCGGCGTGGATTCCAATCGTCATGATTTACGCCGCAGCAGCGAGCGTCCTCCCGGTGTGGATGCTCCTGCAACCGCGTGACTACCTCTCCTCGTTCCTGCTCTACGCAGGTGTCGGTGGCGCACTGCTCGCCATCATCGTCGGCACGCTCGGCAGCGCGCTTGGCATCGGCGCAATCACGCCAAGCCAGCCACTCGTCATCAGCGACCAGATTCCGGCGTTCGCCGGCTTCTGGGGGACAACCGGTTCCACGCCATTGTTCCCGTTGCTGTTCATCACCATCGCGTGCGGGACAATCAGCGGGTTCCACTCACTCGTCTCCTCGGGGACGACCTCGAAACAGCTCCACAAGGAATCTGACGCCCGCGTCATCGGCTACGGTGGCATGCTCGGCGAAGGCCTGCTCGCCACCATCGCACTCGGAACGATCGCCATCGCTGGCGTGACCGCCGGCACTGGCATCGGCCGGGCACTGCCCAACTTCGCAGCGGGCGGTGGCATCATGCTCACCAGCTTTGGCATTCCAGCGGCCTACGGTGCGCCGTTCATGGGCCTCGTGCTCGTGAGCTTCCTGCTCACCAGTACGGACACCGCCGTGCGTCTCGGGCGCTACATGATGGAAGAAATCGTGGGCACGCCCGAATCGAGCGTCGAATCGCTCGCCGCGAACCGCTACTCGAACGCCGTTATCCAGACCGTCCCCGCTTACGTCCTCATCACGAGTGGGTCGTGGCTCACGCTCTGGCAGCTGTTCGGCGGCGCGAATCAGTTGCTCGCTGCCCTCGCACTCCTGACGGCGACCGTGTGGCTTGCAAACTGGGACGAGAGCAAGCAGCTCATCTCGACGGGCGTCCCGATGGCGGTGATGGTCTCTATCACCATCCTCGGGCTCGGTTGGCTCGCGTTCTACGAGAATATCTACGCCAAGTTCTTGAGCGACGCGTGGATGGCCGAGGCAACACTAAGCGCCCAACTCTCTGCGGTCGTACAGATTGTGTTGGCACTCACACTGATTGGACTCGCACTCGCGCTCGTCCGTATCGGCTACACCAACATCAAAGACGCTCGAGCTGGAACCTCCATCGCGCAACCGAGCGACGACTGA